From Caulobacter segnis, a single genomic window includes:
- a CDS encoding alpha-L-rhamnosidase — protein MTGPTRRDALSGAAALAACLTAGSARAATALTAPERLTSEHAAGPIGLEAARPRLAWTPPVARQSAWRVQVAASEADLLAGRLTWDSGKVADATAVEAVYAGPPLPARARRVWRVRLWDGDGRPGAWSAPAGFEMGLLAPRDWGEAAWIGRHLAPPRGWADLTLAVDFTLKGRFFDVLFRARPEGKTYGEAYTLRVGMVDDVPSLMLQVRQYPGGASPQVKLKRLQVWPLAADLKGQRRRLTIEARGTALRFSLDGVLIGALDDATQAEGTIGFLAPEAEAAVIHAVTLRAPDRPGFESRFEDGDNPLTGGDVGQDGLFLASGVPGKDLVVPLAHPAPLLRRAFAVKGDIVRARLHVAAGGFATVSLNGAPVGQSALATGWTAYDKRVLYQTHDVTVLLKAGDNVLTAELARGWYGITEPNEWYFHKAPWTAEPVLKARLEIILADGSTQALTTDGTWRAADGPCLWDSIYAGERRDARREPTGWREPGFDDHAWDAAVVAKGPAGRLVAAIHEPIAPVARHAAISVKEVRSGVWVFDFGRIRTGVPELSVTGTAGRTVSMVLAEKPRKDGGIQVASGLIDAQLMTWRYTLAGRGRETWRPAFGYGGFRYVQVTGLDGTPSLDTITAVEIHSNVARIGRFECADPLVNTIHDAARQGLLNNLHAAQTDTPSLEKNGWTGDAQASSAAAAVNFDVVRTWEKWLGDFVDAQAASGELPEIVPSTPYYGFENTPGWNYVWGPTPAWDVAAFVLPEELALRFGARAAEPVRALQRRLADYTARFLQAPDYRYDHGLGEYAAAGPTGPVDATSTAYVFHMLKATGQAALAAKVRAAYNARYWDGAGRRYVAPPEGGKPAPYCQTMNVLPVALGLVPDGQAQAVIDGLAADIAAKGHRLDVGVYALRYLPLLLSDHGHGETAWKVVTRTDEPSWGFWLKNDIRSMPEGWGLGSRSWNHHYFASISSWFYEGLAGLRPAAPGYARLRVRPVMPNGLGSAGASQRTPRGEASSRWVRRADGGVTLTVGVPGACEAEIWLPNGGRRLAHPPPGALWRGPRDGHAVYRVGPGSWTFEIAAL, from the coding sequence ATGACCGGTCCCACCCGGCGTGACGCTCTTTCCGGAGCGGCGGCCCTGGCGGCGTGCCTGACGGCCGGCTCGGCCCGCGCGGCGACAGCCCTCACTGCGCCGGAACGGCTGACCAGCGAGCACGCCGCCGGGCCGATCGGGCTGGAGGCGGCCCGTCCGCGCCTGGCCTGGACCCCGCCCGTCGCGCGGCAGAGCGCCTGGCGGGTGCAGGTCGCAGCCTCCGAGGCCGATCTGCTGGCCGGGCGCCTGACCTGGGACAGCGGCAAGGTCGCCGACGCAACGGCGGTCGAGGCCGTCTATGCCGGTCCTCCCCTGCCCGCACGCGCCCGGCGGGTCTGGCGCGTGCGGCTTTGGGACGGCGATGGCCGCCCCGGCGCCTGGAGCGCGCCGGCCGGCTTCGAGATGGGTTTGCTGGCGCCGCGGGACTGGGGCGAGGCCGCCTGGATCGGCCGCCACCTCGCGCCGCCGCGCGGCTGGGCCGATCTGACCCTGGCGGTCGACTTCACGCTGAAGGGCCGGTTCTTCGACGTCCTGTTCCGGGCCCGCCCCGAGGGCAAGACCTATGGCGAGGCCTACACCCTGCGGGTCGGCATGGTGGACGACGTCCCGTCCCTGATGTTGCAGGTCCGGCAATATCCCGGCGGCGCGAGCCCGCAGGTCAAGCTGAAGCGCCTGCAGGTCTGGCCGCTGGCGGCGGACCTGAAGGGCCAGCGTCGCAGGCTGACCATCGAGGCGCGCGGGACCGCGCTGCGCTTCAGCCTGGACGGCGTCCTGATCGGGGCGCTGGACGACGCCACGCAGGCCGAAGGCACGATCGGCTTCCTGGCTCCCGAGGCCGAGGCCGCCGTCATCCACGCCGTGACGCTGCGGGCGCCCGATCGCCCCGGCTTCGAGAGCCGCTTCGAGGACGGCGACAATCCCCTGACCGGCGGCGACGTCGGCCAGGACGGCCTGTTCCTAGCCTCGGGCGTGCCCGGCAAGGACCTGGTCGTCCCCCTGGCCCATCCCGCGCCCCTGCTGCGCCGCGCCTTCGCGGTGAAGGGCGACATCGTTCGCGCCCGCCTCCATGTCGCCGCCGGCGGCTTCGCGACAGTCAGCCTAAACGGCGCGCCCGTCGGCCAGAGCGCCCTCGCTACGGGCTGGACAGCCTACGACAAGCGCGTGCTCTACCAGACCCACGACGTCACCGTCCTGCTGAAGGCCGGCGACAACGTCCTGACCGCCGAGCTGGCGCGCGGCTGGTACGGGATCACCGAACCCAACGAGTGGTACTTCCACAAGGCCCCCTGGACCGCCGAGCCGGTGCTGAAGGCGCGGCTGGAAATCATCCTGGCCGATGGGTCGACCCAGGCGCTGACCACCGACGGCACCTGGCGCGCCGCCGACGGGCCCTGCCTGTGGGACTCGATCTACGCCGGCGAACGCCGCGACGCCCGGCGCGAGCCCACGGGCTGGCGCGAGCCCGGCTTCGACGACCACGCCTGGGATGCGGCCGTCGTGGCCAAGGGTCCGGCGGGCCGCCTGGTCGCCGCCATCCACGAACCGATCGCGCCGGTCGCAAGGCATGCGGCGATCTCGGTCAAGGAAGTCCGCTCCGGCGTCTGGGTGTTCGACTTCGGCCGCATCCGCACCGGCGTTCCCGAGCTGTCGGTCACCGGTACCGCCGGCCGCACCGTCTCGATGGTCCTGGCCGAGAAGCCGCGCAAGGACGGCGGGATCCAGGTCGCCAGCGGCCTGATCGACGCCCAGCTGATGACCTGGCGCTACACCCTGGCGGGCCGGGGCCGCGAGACCTGGCGCCCGGCCTTCGGCTATGGCGGCTTTCGCTACGTGCAGGTCACCGGCCTGGACGGGACGCCGTCCCTCGACACGATCACGGCGGTCGAGATCCACTCGAACGTCGCCAGGATCGGCCGGTTCGAGTGCGCCGACCCGTTGGTCAACACCATCCATGACGCCGCGCGCCAGGGCCTGCTGAACAATCTGCACGCGGCCCAGACCGACACGCCCAGCCTCGAGAAGAACGGCTGGACCGGCGACGCCCAGGCTTCGTCGGCCGCCGCCGCCGTGAACTTCGACGTCGTCCGCACCTGGGAGAAGTGGCTGGGCGACTTCGTCGACGCCCAGGCGGCCAGCGGCGAGCTGCCCGAGATCGTCCCCTCGACGCCCTATTACGGGTTCGAGAACACACCGGGCTGGAACTACGTCTGGGGCCCCACCCCGGCCTGGGACGTCGCCGCCTTCGTCCTGCCCGAGGAACTGGCCCTGCGGTTCGGCGCGCGCGCCGCCGAGCCGGTCCGCGCCCTGCAAAGACGCCTGGCCGATTACACCGCCCGGTTCCTGCAGGCGCCCGACTATCGCTACGATCACGGCCTCGGCGAATACGCCGCCGCCGGGCCGACCGGCCCGGTCGACGCGACCTCGACCGCCTATGTCTTCCACATGCTGAAGGCGACGGGCCAGGCCGCGCTGGCCGCCAAGGTCCGCGCCGCCTACAACGCCCGCTACTGGGACGGGGCCGGTCGCCGCTATGTCGCTCCGCCCGAGGGCGGCAAGCCCGCGCCGTACTGCCAGACCATGAACGTGCTGCCCGTGGCCTTGGGCCTGGTTCCGGACGGCCAGGCGCAAGCGGTGATCGACGGCCTGGCCGCCGACATCGCCGCCAAGGGTCACAGGCTGGACGTCGGGGTCTACGCCCTGCGCTATCTGCCCCTGCTGCTCAGCGACCACGGCCACGGCGAGACGGCCTGGAAGGTCGTCACCCGCACCGACGAGCCCAGTTGGGGCTTCTGGCTGAAGAACGACATCCGCAGCATGCCCGAGGGCTGGGGCCTGGGCTCGCGGTCATGGAACCATCACTACTTCGCCTCGATCAGCAGCTGGTTCTACGAAGGCCTGGCGGGTCTTCGGCCAGCGGCGCCGGGCTATGCCCGCCTGCGCGTGCGGCCGGTCATGCCGAACGGTCTGGGAAGCGCCGGCGCTTCCCAGCGGACGCCGCGCGGCGAAGCCAGTTCGCGCTGGGTCCGACGGGCCGATGGCGGCGTCACGCTGACGGTCGGCGTCCCGGGGGCCTGCGAGGCGGAGATCTGGCTGCCGAACGGCGGACGCCGCCTGGCCCATCCGCCGCCGGGCGCCCTCTGGCGCGGCCCCCGCGACGGCCACGCCGTCTATCGCGTCGGCCCGGGATCCTGGACCTTCGAGATCGCGGCCTTGTGA
- a CDS encoding helix-turn-helix domain-containing protein, with protein sequence MAEDKTPDPVDIHVGRRLRMRRKDLGYSQQALADALGLTFQQVQKYEGGSNRISASKLHATAMFLKTPIGFFFEGLDDPEGEDSTAADLANEMADFWSLPGAPDLARAFTTIQSTGMRKHLVDLARAVAGEE encoded by the coding sequence ATGGCCGAAGACAAGACCCCTGATCCCGTCGACATCCACGTGGGTCGCCGCCTGCGCATGCGCCGCAAGGATCTGGGCTATTCCCAACAAGCCCTGGCCGACGCCCTGGGCCTGACCTTTCAGCAGGTGCAGAAGTACGAGGGCGGCAGCAACCGCATCAGCGCCAGCAAGCTGCACGCCACGGCCATGTTCCTGAAGACGCCGATCGGCTTCTTCTTCGAGGGCCTGGACGATCCGGAAGGCGAGGACTCCACCGCCGCCGACCTGGCCAACGAGATGGCCGACTTCTGGTCGCTGCCCGGCGCCCCCGACCTGGCCCGCGCGTTCACGACCATCCAGTCGACCGGCATGCGCAAGCACCTGGTCGACCTGGCGCGCGCGGTGGCGGGCGAAGAATAG
- the sfsA gene encoding DNA/RNA nuclease SfsA: MLLPQPLIHGRLVSRYKRFFADLVLDDGREITAHCPNPGAMLGVKDPGQGAWVSWSDDPKRKLPWTLQCVEQGNALVGINTLLPNRLVAEALAQDAIPELAGYQTIRPEVKYAEASRVDFLLSHPDRPPCWLEVKNCHFSRAPGLAEFPDCKAERSTRHLGDLAAQVALGHRAVVLFVVQREDCETFSACADLDPKFAAGLDAAARAGVEVLVYACAMSTETVRIDRRILWTNAHLTAI; the protein is encoded by the coding sequence ATGCTGCTCCCGCAACCGCTGATCCACGGCCGGCTGGTCAGCCGCTACAAGCGCTTCTTCGCCGACCTGGTGCTGGACGACGGGCGCGAGATCACCGCCCACTGCCCCAACCCCGGCGCCATGCTGGGCGTCAAGGATCCCGGCCAGGGCGCCTGGGTGTCGTGGTCGGACGATCCCAAGCGCAAGCTGCCCTGGACCCTGCAGTGCGTCGAGCAGGGCAACGCCCTCGTCGGTATCAACACCCTGCTGCCCAACCGGCTGGTGGCCGAGGCCCTGGCCCAGGACGCGATCCCCGAACTGGCCGGCTACCAGACCATCCGGCCGGAGGTGAAGTACGCCGAGGCCAGCCGCGTCGACTTCCTGCTGAGCCATCCCGACCGCCCGCCCTGCTGGCTGGAGGTCAAGAACTGTCACTTCAGCCGCGCCCCGGGCCTGGCCGAATTCCCCGACTGCAAGGCCGAGCGCTCGACCCGGCATCTCGGCGACCTCGCCGCCCAGGTGGCGCTCGGCCACCGCGCCGTCGTGCTGTTCGTCGTCCAGCGCGAGGACTGCGAGACCTTCAGCGCCTGCGCCGACCTGGACCCGAAGTTCGCCGCTGGCCTGGACGCGGCGGCCCGGGCGGGGGTGGAGGTGCTCGTCTATGCCTGTGCGATGAGCACGGAGACGGTTCGGATCGATCGCCGCATCCTGTGGACCAACGCTCACCTAACAGCGATTTAA
- the map gene encoding type I methionyl aminopeptidase has product MTLDNTLEIEAETRTGQIKIHKAEDFEGMRKAGKLAAECLDMLIPHVQPGVSSDELDRLAREFILDHGALPACLYYRGYPKTVCISRNHVVCHGIPGDWAMREGDIVNIDVTVIVDGWHGDTSRMYGVGEVGPRARRLVEITYEGMKRGLDAVKPGATLGDIGHAIQSYVEGQRCSVVRDFCGHGLGKVFHDAPNILHFGRPGQGAVLKPGMFFTVEPMVNLGKPAVKVLNDGWTAVTRDKSLSAQCEHSIGVTEDGYEIFTASPAGLFQPAILGG; this is encoded by the coding sequence ATGACCTTGGACAACACCCTCGAGATCGAAGCCGAGACCCGTACGGGCCAGATCAAGATCCACAAGGCCGAGGACTTCGAGGGCATGCGCAAGGCCGGCAAGCTGGCCGCCGAGTGCCTGGACATGCTGATCCCGCACGTTCAGCCGGGCGTCTCGTCCGACGAGCTGGACCGTCTGGCCCGCGAGTTCATCCTGGACCACGGCGCCCTGCCCGCCTGCCTCTATTATCGCGGCTATCCCAAGACGGTCTGCATCTCGCGCAACCACGTGGTCTGCCACGGCATTCCGGGCGACTGGGCGATGCGCGAGGGCGACATCGTCAATATCGACGTCACCGTTATCGTCGACGGCTGGCACGGCGACACCTCGCGCATGTACGGCGTCGGTGAAGTCGGCCCGCGCGCCCGCCGCCTGGTCGAGATCACCTACGAGGGCATGAAGCGCGGCCTGGACGCGGTGAAGCCCGGCGCCACGCTCGGCGACATCGGCCACGCCATCCAGTCCTATGTCGAAGGCCAGCGCTGCTCGGTGGTGCGCGACTTCTGCGGCCATGGCCTGGGCAAGGTGTTCCACGACGCCCCCAACATTCTGCACTTCGGCCGCCCCGGTCAGGGCGCGGTGCTGAAGCCGGGCATGTTCTTCACCGTCGAGCCGATGGTGAACCTGGGCAAGCCGGCGGTGAAGGTGCTGAACGACGGCTGGACGGCGGTGACCCGCGACAAGTCGCTGTCGGCCCAGTGCGAGCACTCCATCGGCGTGACCGAGGACGGCTACGAGATCTTCACGGCCTCGCCGGCCGGGCTGTTCCAGCCGGCGATCCTGGGCGGCTAG
- the msrQ gene encoding protein-methionine-sulfoxide reductase heme-binding subunit MsrQ: MAPLLVHDRSWVRSGPRLSPGRRGRGSALASPPRKRPSKLRDNLVYAAVWAACFAPIAWLAWKGYAGELGANPIEKLIRQLGVWGLRLLLVGLAITPAAKILKMPRLVRFRRTIGLFAFSYVVLHLFSYIGVDLFFDFKQLWKDILKRPFITLGMLGFVLLIPLAVTSTNGWVIRMGRAAWSRLHRLIYVIVPLGVVHYYLLVKADHRPPLIYGAVFIVLMGWRAWDAWASRPGSPAGTARPARP, translated from the coding sequence ATGGCGCCTCTGCTGGTCCACGACCGCTCGTGGGTTCGATCTGGGCCCCGGCTTTCGCCGGGGAGGCGGGGAAGGGGAAGCGCCTTGGCTAGCCCGCCTCGCAAACGCCCCTCGAAGCTCCGCGACAACCTGGTCTACGCCGCCGTGTGGGCGGCCTGTTTCGCGCCGATCGCCTGGCTGGCCTGGAAGGGTTACGCGGGCGAGCTGGGCGCCAACCCGATCGAGAAGCTGATCCGCCAGCTGGGCGTCTGGGGCCTGCGGCTGTTGCTGGTCGGCCTGGCGATCACGCCGGCGGCCAAGATCCTGAAGATGCCGCGCCTCGTGCGCTTCCGGCGAACGATCGGCCTGTTCGCCTTCAGCTACGTCGTGCTGCACCTGTTCAGCTATATCGGCGTCGACCTGTTCTTCGATTTCAAGCAGCTGTGGAAGGACATCCTCAAGCGGCCCTTCATCACCCTGGGCATGCTGGGCTTCGTCCTGCTGATCCCGCTGGCGGTGACCTCGACCAACGGCTGGGTCATCCGCATGGGGCGCGCGGCGTGGAGCCGGCTGCACCGGCTGATCTACGTGATCGTCCCTCTGGGGGTCGTCCACTACTATCTGCTGGTCAAGGCCGACCACCGGCCGCCGCTGATCTACGGCGCGGTGTTCATCGTCCTGATGGGCTGGCGGGCTTGGGATGCGTGGGCTAGCCGCCCAGGATCGCCGGCTGGAACAGCCCGGCCGGCGAGGCCGTGA
- the msrP gene encoding protein-methionine-sulfoxide reductase catalytic subunit MsrP, producing MLIRHAPDLTDNDVTDHGLYLKRRTLMTGLAGVGLAGLAAGEARADLSFTKGFSTTEKATPKEDITSYNNFYEFGVDKGDPAEKSGRFKPRPWTVRIDGACEAPRTVGIEDLIKANKLEERIYRMRCVEGWSMVIPWVGFPLKDLLTSVKPTSKARFVAFETVMRPSEMPGQAWNTLDWPYREGLRLDEAMHPLTLMAVGLYGDVLPNQNGAPLRLVVPWKYGFKGIKSIVRISLVENQPVTAWNKLAPREYGFYSNVNPAVDHPRWSQATERRIGEFRRRDTLPFNGYGEWVADLYRGMDLKKNF from the coding sequence ATGCTGATCCGCCACGCCCCCGATCTGACTGACAACGACGTCACCGACCATGGCCTGTACCTCAAGCGCCGGACGCTGATGACCGGCCTGGCGGGCGTGGGCCTGGCCGGCCTCGCGGCGGGAGAAGCGCGGGCGGATCTGTCCTTCACCAAGGGCTTCTCGACCACCGAGAAGGCGACGCCCAAGGAGGACATCACCAGCTACAACAACTTCTATGAATTCGGCGTCGACAAGGGTGACCCGGCCGAGAAGTCCGGCCGCTTCAAGCCCCGTCCATGGACGGTTCGGATCGATGGCGCCTGCGAGGCCCCGCGCACGGTCGGCATCGAGGACCTGATCAAGGCCAACAAGCTGGAAGAGCGCATCTATCGCATGCGCTGCGTCGAGGGCTGGTCGATGGTCATCCCCTGGGTCGGCTTTCCGCTGAAGGACCTGCTGACCTCGGTCAAGCCGACGTCCAAGGCCAGGTTCGTCGCCTTCGAGACGGTGATGCGCCCGTCGGAAATGCCTGGCCAGGCCTGGAACACCCTGGACTGGCCCTATCGGGAGGGTCTGCGACTCGACGAGGCCATGCATCCACTGACCCTGATGGCGGTGGGCCTCTATGGCGATGTCCTGCCCAACCAGAATGGCGCGCCGCTGCGGCTGGTCGTGCCGTGGAAGTACGGCTTCAAGGGCATCAAGTCGATCGTGCGCATCAGCCTGGTCGAGAACCAGCCCGTGACCGCCTGGAACAAGCTGGCCCCGCGCGAGTACGGCTTCTATTCCAACGTCAATCCGGCCGTGGACCACCCCCGCTGGTCGCAGGCCACCGAGCGCCGCATCGGCGAGTTCCGCCGTCGCGACACCCTGCCGTTCAACGGCTACGGCGAGTGGGTCGCCGACCTTTACCGGGGCATGGACCTGAAGAAGAACTTCTGA
- a CDS encoding periplasmic heavy metal sensor — MTYMRLTTPPPAPTPAPRPAVVAASPAPIVQPAVPAAPVGEAPRPARHAAAHAPPREDPPPPVAAPPAPVVVSATPSRPPLISAGDGLSPESRQAFRRALNETNKRNRPLTQQARAERQAALAALVSPGYDPGEVARRLASARSLELQARGNVEAALATFTATLSPQERALLAEGLSRVYAPARPIAGPN, encoded by the coding sequence ATGACCTATATGCGCCTGACGACCCCGCCGCCCGCGCCCACGCCGGCGCCGCGGCCGGCCGTGGTCGCCGCCAGTCCCGCGCCCATCGTCCAGCCCGCGGTCCCCGCGGCGCCGGTCGGCGAGGCGCCCAGGCCGGCTCGCCATGCCGCCGCCCACGCGCCGCCTCGAGAAGATCCGCCCCCGCCCGTGGCCGCGCCGCCGGCGCCGGTCGTGGTCTCGGCCACCCCGTCCCGGCCGCCGCTGATCTCGGCCGGCGATGGCCTGTCGCCGGAGAGCCGTCAGGCGTTTCGCCGGGCGCTGAACGAGACCAACAAGCGCAATCGGCCTCTGACCCAGCAGGCCCGCGCCGAGCGGCAGGCGGCCCTGGCAGCCCTGGTCTCGCCCGGCTACGACCCCGGCGAGGTCGCGCGTCGTCTGGCCTCGGCCCGCAGCCTGGAGCTGCAGGCGCGCGGCAATGTCGAGGCCGCCTTGGCGACTTTCACCGCCACCCTGTCGCCACAGGAGCGCGCCCTGCTGGCCGAGGGACTGTCGCGCGTCTACGCTCCGGCGCGGCCGATAGCGGGGCCGAACTGA
- a CDS encoding RNA polymerase sigma factor — protein MASDGNDPDETLLAGVGRGDPTAVRQLLDRRLPRILALGRRLLNDPGEAEDVAQETFLRAWKQAKAWTPGQARFDTWLHRVALNLCYDRLRRRREVPTDTPPEQVDQGPAPDAGLIGAELSKRVEAALAALPSRQREAIVLCHHQGLGNIEAASLMEISVEALESLLSRGRRALKASLADLRGAGE, from the coding sequence TTGGCGTCCGACGGGAACGATCCCGACGAAACCTTGCTGGCGGGGGTGGGCCGGGGCGACCCGACCGCCGTCCGCCAGCTGCTGGACCGACGCCTGCCGCGCATCCTGGCCCTGGGCCGTCGCCTGCTGAACGATCCCGGCGAGGCCGAGGACGTGGCACAGGAGACCTTCCTGCGGGCCTGGAAACAGGCCAAGGCCTGGACGCCGGGACAGGCCCGGTTCGACACCTGGCTGCATCGGGTGGCCCTGAACCTCTGCTACGATCGGCTGCGCCGGCGGCGCGAAGTTCCGACGGACACGCCGCCCGAACAGGTCGATCAGGGCCCGGCGCCGGACGCCGGCCTGATCGGGGCGGAGCTGTCGAAAAGGGTCGAGGCGGCCCTGGCGGCCCTGCCGTCGCGCCAGCGCGAGGCGATCGTGCTTTGCCATCACCAGGGCTTGGGCAATATCGAGGCCGCGAGCCTGATGGAGATCAGCGTCGAGGCGCTGGAAAGCCTGCTGTCGCGTGGGCGTCGGGCCCTGAAGGCGTCGCTGGCCGACCTGCGGGGGGCGGGGGAATGA
- a CDS encoding EF-hand domain-containing protein, with protein MTLRTLIAAGALIALTAAALAGPVLAQNAAPAPAKAEGMTLQQFQAANGDKLFARLDTNKDGKISPDEFAAFREQNAKVDAQATKAGKRGAKLFQRFDKDKDGSLSRTEADALLAWRFKRMDTNGDGVLSLEELQAKHGKAKVGV; from the coding sequence ATGACCCTGCGCACCCTGATCGCCGCCGGCGCCCTGATCGCATTGACGGCGGCCGCGCTGGCCGGGCCCGTTCTAGCCCAAAACGCCGCCCCGGCGCCCGCCAAGGCCGAGGGCATGACCCTGCAACAGTTCCAGGCGGCCAACGGCGACAAGCTGTTCGCACGGCTGGACACCAACAAGGACGGCAAGATCTCGCCCGATGAGTTCGCCGCCTTCCGCGAGCAGAACGCCAAGGTCGACGCCCAGGCGACCAAGGCCGGCAAGCGCGGGGCCAAGCTGTTCCAGCGCTTCGACAAGGACAAGGACGGCTCGCTGTCGCGGACCGAGGCCGACGCCCTGCTGGCGTGGCGCTTCAAGCGCATGGACACGAACGGCGACGGCGTGCTGTCCCTGGAGGAGTTGCAGGCCAAGCACGGCAAGGCCAAGGTCGGTGTCTGA
- the radC gene encoding RadC family protein produces MVSVKSLGVSDELPFEVEAGALKRAPAPRKSAHARHAGHRERLRQRAKTGGFVALPDYELLELYLFRTFPRGDVKPLAKALLTRFGSLGAVLGASVEELATVPGVGEAAAMDIKLLHEATLRAGRDKIAKRPVIASWSALLGYVRVALANESREQFRVLFLDKKNQLIADEVMNRGTVDHAPVYPREVMRRALELSSSNIIILHNHPSGDPTPSRPDIDMTKQIVEAGKALKIAVHDHLVVARDGVASFKALGLM; encoded by the coding sequence ATGGTCAGCGTCAAATCCCTGGGCGTTTCGGACGAGCTGCCCTTCGAGGTCGAAGCCGGCGCGCTGAAACGGGCGCCCGCGCCGCGCAAGTCAGCCCATGCCCGTCACGCCGGCCACCGCGAGCGCCTGCGCCAGCGCGCCAAGACTGGCGGCTTCGTCGCCCTGCCCGACTACGAGCTTCTGGAGCTCTATCTCTTCCGCACTTTCCCGCGCGGGGACGTCAAGCCGCTGGCCAAGGCGCTGCTGACGCGGTTCGGGTCGCTGGGCGCGGTGCTGGGCGCCAGCGTCGAGGAGCTGGCCACCGTGCCGGGCGTCGGCGAGGCGGCGGCCATGGACATCAAGCTGCTGCACGAGGCCACGCTGCGGGCCGGGCGCGACAAGATCGCCAAGCGGCCGGTGATCGCCTCGTGGAGCGCGCTGCTGGGCTATGTCCGCGTCGCCTTGGCCAACGAGTCGCGCGAGCAGTTCCGGGTGCTGTTCCTGGACAAGAAGAACCAGCTGATCGCCGACGAGGTGATGAACCGCGGCACGGTCGACCACGCCCCGGTCTATCCGCGCGAGGTGATGCGCCGGGCGCTGGAGCTGTCGTCCAGCAACATCATAATCCTGCACAATCACCCGTCCGGCGACCCGACCCCGTCGCGGCCCGACATCGACATGACCAAGCAGATCGTCGAGGCCGGGAAGGCGCTGAAGATCGCCGTCCACGACCACCTGGTGGTCGCCCGCGACGGGGTGGCCAGCTTCAAGGCGCTGGGGCTGATGTAG
- a CDS encoding dipeptidase, with the protein MRRLLTVLLGSAVLLGGAAHAADKPGDVPPSGVTKAIKALHDGFLTLDTHLDTPEHFARQGWSMMDRHSYPDDLTQVDLPRMKAGGLDGGFYVIYTGQGELTAEGYRYARDFALKRATEIREMVAAHSDQFELAYTAADAARINKAGKSFVYQSIENSWPIGEDLTLLRTFYDTGVRMAGPVHFRNNQFADSSTDPKGKIWNGYSPLGLRWLAEANRLGILIDVSHASDDVVDQSVALSKAPIIASHSGAKAIFDHPRNLDDGRIKKIADSGGAVCINSVYLRASVPPGAERKAALEAIGKQPEEGTEAEVRAWAKKLAEVNAKYPPVRANFEIFMSSMLHTLKVAGPKAVCVGADWDGGGGVEGLEDVADLPKITARLKAAGYSDADIQDIWSGNVLRLVAGAQAYAKSVAK; encoded by the coding sequence ATGCGTCGCCTGCTCACCGTCCTTCTCGGCTCGGCCGTCCTGCTGGGCGGCGCAGCCCACGCGGCGGACAAGCCGGGCGATGTCCCCCCGAGCGGCGTCACGAAGGCGATCAAGGCGCTGCACGACGGCTTCCTGACCCTGGACACCCACCTGGACACGCCCGAGCACTTCGCGCGCCAGGGCTGGTCGATGATGGATCGTCACAGCTATCCCGACGACCTCACCCAGGTCGATCTGCCGCGCATGAAGGCCGGCGGCCTGGATGGCGGCTTCTACGTGATCTACACCGGCCAGGGCGAGCTGACCGCCGAGGGCTATCGCTACGCCCGCGACTTCGCCCTGAAGCGGGCCACCGAGATCCGCGAGATGGTCGCGGCCCATTCCGACCAGTTCGAACTGGCCTACACCGCCGCCGACGCCGCCAGGATCAACAAGGCCGGCAAGAGCTTCGTCTACCAGAGCATCGAGAACAGCTGGCCGATCGGCGAGGACCTGACCCTGCTGCGCACCTTCTACGACACGGGCGTGCGGATGGCCGGGCCGGTCCACTTCCGCAACAACCAGTTCGCCGACAGCTCGACCGACCCCAAGGGCAAGATCTGGAACGGCTATTCGCCGCTGGGCCTGCGCTGGCTGGCCGAGGCCAACCGCCTGGGCATCCTGATCGACGTCAGCCACGCCAGCGACGACGTCGTCGACCAGTCGGTGGCCCTGTCCAAGGCCCCGATCATCGCCTCGCACTCGGGCGCCAAGGCGATCTTCGACCATCCGCGCAATCTGGATGACGGCCGCATCAAGAAGATCGCCGATAGCGGCGGCGCGGTCTGCATCAACTCGGTCTATCTGCGCGCCAGCGTGCCCCCCGGCGCCGAGCGCAAGGCCGCCCTGGAGGCCATCGGCAAACAGCCGGAGGAGGGGACGGAAGCCGAGGTCCGCGCCTGGGCCAAGAAGCTGGCCGAGGTCAACGCCAAGTACCCGCCGGTGCGGGCCAACTTCGAGATCTTCATGTCCAGCATGCTGCACACCCTGAAGGTCGCCGGGCCCAAGGCCGTCTGCGTCGGGGCCGACTGGGACGGCGGCGGCGGCGTCGAGGGCCTGGAGGACGTGGCGGACCTGCCCAAGATCACCGCCCGCCTGAAGGCGGCGGGCTACAGCGACGCCGACATCCAGGACATCTGGAGCGGCAACGTCCTGCGCCTGGTCGCCGGCGCGCAGGCCTACGCCAAGAGCGTCGCGAAGTAG